One Brassica napus cultivar Da-Ae chromosome C2, Da-Ae, whole genome shotgun sequence DNA window includes the following coding sequences:
- the LOC106367142 gene encoding two-component response regulator ARR10, producing MQVGKRVESEEKATAEKSSSVGDSTIRNPNKRKRSMFIDGQVGEKDQDHVRDSTTKKRRVVWDNELKKKFLDAMEDLGPEAVPKKILERMNVVGMTRENVASHLQKHRMLLNKQKSQNENDEKKRSLLSPQGGLHSGEGSSKFYRGSNIQFSTQHISNIPHQPLRHHHDGVPVAVSTRNLLMTNQHHHQTSDFTCIENVEESLIYTEEDGEVSNLASFFTQKSEEMSLSHLHEPVMATTMLSNDNQLFPNQQQMMNFHEPSILHTHSFPLSLTPSSFLDQKETIMMMNVDEGLQQWLLNEQEQPNLTDENRFSSINPR from the exons ATGCAAGTAGGGAAGAGGGTAGAGTCAGAAGAGAAAGCAACCGCCGAGAAGTCATCCTCTGTGGGAGATTCCACGATAAGAAACCCTAACAAGAGGAAAAGAAGCATGTTCATTGATGGACAAGTGGGGGAAAAGGATCAAGATCATGTTCGTGATTCCACCACCAAGAAAAGGCGAGTAGTGTGGGACAATGAgcttaaaaaaaagtttctggATGCAATGGAAGACCTTGGCCCAG AAGCTGTTCCCAAGAAAATTTTAGAGAGGATGAATGTTGTTGGCATGACTCGAGAAAATGTAGCTAGCCATCTCCAG AAACACCGGATGCTTCTAAATAAGCAGAAAAGTCAGAATGAGAACGATGAGAAGAAACGGTCTTTATTATCGCCACAAGGAGGACTGCATAGTGGAGAAGGATCAAGTAAATTCTACAGAGGAAGCAATATTCAATTCTCAACCCAACATATCAGCAACATTCCTCATCAACCTCTCAGACATCATCATGATGGAGTCCCTGTTGCCGTTTCCACTAGAAACCTACTGATGACTAACCAACATCACCATCAAACCTCAGATTTCACATGTATTGAAAACGTAGAAGAGAGTTTGATTTATACTGAAGAAGACGGTGAGGTTTCAAACTTGGCTTCCTTCTTCACACAAAAATCCGAAGAGATGAGTTTGTCCCACTTACATGAGCCGGTGATGGCAACTACAATGCTTTCCAATGATAATCAGTTGTTTCCCAATCAACAACAGATGATGAATTTTCATGAACCATCCATTTTGCATACACATTCGTTTCCTTTATCTCTCACACCTAGTTCCTTTCTTGATCAG AAAGAAACCATAATGATGATGAATGTAGATGAAGGACTACAACAATGGTTACTCAATGAACAAGAACAGCCTAACCTAACTGATGAGAATAGGTTTTCGAGCATTAATCCAAGGTAG
- the LOC106347708 gene encoding formin-A: MEANQLYGLSTLVVILLLSLTSTVTSKDEVVSCTMCSSCDNPCNPVQSYPPPPPPSRPPPSPSTTTACPPPPSPPSSGGGGGSSYYYPPPSQSGGGKYPPPSSGGGGGSSYYYPPPSQSGGQGYYYPPPYSGNYPTPPPPNPIVPYFPFYYHTPPPGSGSDRFMGSNSVLFALFAVFLCLV, from the coding sequence ATGGAAGCAAACCAGTTATACGGTTTGTCTACGCTTGTTGTTATTCTACTACTGTCGCTGACTTCGACAGTGACATCCAAGGACGAGGTTGTTTCCTGTACAATGTGTTCTTCCTGCGACAATCCTTGTAATCCCGTCCAATCatatcctcctcctccgcctcctTCTCGTCCACCACCGTCTCCATCAACCACCACCGCATGTCCTCCGCCTCCTTCTCCTCCTAGCtccggcggtggtggtggtagcTCTTACTATTATCCTCCTCCTTCTCAGTCCGGTGGCGGCAAATACCCTCCTCCTAGCtccggcggtggtggtggtagcTCTTACTATTATCCTCCTCCTTCTCAGTCCGGTGGTCAAGGTTATTACTATCCTCCACCATATTCAGGAAACTATCCTACACCGCCTCCGCCAAATCCGATCGTTCCTTACTTCCCTTTTTACTATCATACGCCACCACCAGGTTCTGGATCAGACCGTTTTATGGGTTCTAACTCTGTTCTCTTTGCTCTTTTCGCCGTCTTCCTCTGTTTAGTGTGA
- the LOC106380141 gene encoding GATA transcription factor 16-like yields the protein MLDHSEEEYSETMKRRAEDAIEQNKTCSNEKKTCADCGTSKTPLWRGGPAGPKSLCNACGIRNRKKRRGAEDKKQKKTNSGGGGGGDVKRSPKFGESMKQRIMDLGMTKRSTVEKQLRKLGEEEQAAVLLMALSYGSVYA from the exons ATGCTAGATCACAGCGAGGAG GAATATTCGGAAACAATGAAGAGAAGAGCTGAAGATGCGATCGAACAGAACAAGACTTGTAGTAACGAGAAGAAGACTTGCGCCGATTGTGGTACGAGCAAAACTCCTCTTTGGCGTGGTGGTCCCGCCGGTCCAAAG TCGCTTTGTAACGCGTGTGGGATCAGAAACAGGAAGAAACGACGAGGAGCAGAAGACAAGAAGCAGAAGAAAACAAActccggcggcggcggcggaggcGATGTGAAAAGAAGCCCTAAATTTGGTGAATCAATGAAACAGAGGATAATGGATTTGGGGATGACGAAGCGATCGACGGTGGAGAAGCAGCTACGGAAGCTCGGGGAGGAAGAGCAAGCGGCGGTGCTTCTCATGGCTCTCTCTTATGGATCAGTGTACGCTTAG
- the BNAC02G39000D gene encoding uncharacterized protein BNAC02G39000D, whose amino-acid sequence MSRTRVRAVTHRDLVPNPKTTDLSSKTGIFVVVLTILFGLSCFVLCLYAEATRSQATWGSKTCVYNGSGKTPLLCGAIAFVGLAVAMVGLHMYLLIAVTTSSPLVLDTWDPDSVPAKTLTFQAAFFFVSTWLCFGVGEVLLLVALSVESGHLKNWSKPKPSCLVIRQGLFSAAGVFSLLTVFLATGLYLTALQAHRISKDLENTHREILEASVLYASPPRSPTNRMGTVAREGPATVRDESTSLGYLVSLKQLPYIV is encoded by the exons ATGTCGAGAACAAGAGTACGAGCTGTGACCCATCGAGATCTTGTTCCAAATCCTAAAACCACCGATCTCAGCAGCAAAACCGGTATTTTCGTAGTGGTTTTGACCATACTCTTTGGCCTCTCCTGCTTTGTTCTCTGTCTCTATGCCGAAGCCACGAGATCTCAG GCGACATGGGGAAGCAAAACGTGCGTGTACAACGGTAGCGGTAAAACACCGTTGTTGTGCGGTGCGATCGCGTTCGTGGGACTAGCGGTGGCGATGGTGGGCTTGCACATGTACTTACTTATAGCAGTCACCACATCGTCGCCTCTTGTTCTAGATACGTGGGATCCTGATTCTGTTCCTGCGAAGACACTAACTTTTCAAGCAGCCTTCTTCTTCGTCTCAACCTG GCTTTGCTTTGGCGTTGGAGAGGTTCTGCTATTAGTGGCACTTAGTGTGGAATCAGGACATCTAAAGAACTGGTCTAAGCCAAAACCTAGTTGTCTAGTGATTCGACAAGGCTTGTTCTCAGCCGCAGGTGTGTTCTCACTCCTAACCGTCTTTTTAGCCACGGGACTTTACCTAACGGCTCTTCAAGCACATAGAATCTCTAAAGATCTTGAAAATACACATAGAGAAATTCTCGAAGCATCAGTTCTTTATGCATCTCCTCCGAGATCACCCACTAATCGGATGGGTACGGTGGCTCGAGAAGGTCCTGCTACCGTTAGAGATGAGTCAACGTCTTTAGGATACCTTGTTTCTCTAAAGCAACTTCCATATATAGTCTAG
- the LOC106380152 gene encoding importin subunit alpha-1: MSLRPNEKTHVRRNSHKVAVDTEQSRRRRESNLVEIRKSRREEILKKKRLHVTQEAPHDSTLPSPAASVDKMLRNLIGLVAGVSSDDPLSQLESLNQFRLILSTSKNPPIGMVIESGVVRRFVEFLNKDDSPWLQLEAAWILTNIASGTRKHTQVVIDHGAVPIFIKLLASPDEDVREQAVWALGNVAGDSPQCRDYVLECGAMMPLLAQLNKHSTLSMITNATWTLSNFCRGKPKPAFEQVSPALPALERLVHSNDEEVLADACWSLSFMSDGGEEEIQSVIEAGVVPRLVELLLHPCPSVVSPALRTIGNIVSGNTQQTQRVINCGALPILVKLLTQNYKKSIKRDVCWTIANITAGIKEHIQLVIDATMIPSLVHLAQYAEFDIKKEALCAISNATRGGSHEQIKYLVEQRCIKPLCDILVCQDPSVISVCLDGLENILKVGEVEKSRGHLNYSQLVEDAEGLEKIEKLQSNDNNEIYEKAVKILETYWVEQDDDEETQQEKDAGDDGSHLSIEFGRKRVQVPPGGFNFG; encoded by the exons ATGTCGCTGAGACCCAACGAGAAGACCCATGTCCGTCGAAACAGTCACAAGGTGGCTGTGGATACAGAGCAAagccgaagaagaagagagtccAATCTAGTCGAAATCCGCAAAAGCAGACGCGAAGAAATCTTGAAGAAGAAGCGACTCCATGTTACGCAAGAAGCTCCTCACGATTCCACTCTTCCTTCCCCCGCCGCCTCCGTTGATAAAATG TTGAGGAACCTCATTGGTCTTGTCGCTGGAGTTTCGTCGGATGACCCATTATCGCAGCTCGAGTCCCTTAACCAGTTCAGGCTGATTCTATCGACCAGCAAGAATCCTCCTATTGGCATGGTGATAGAATCTGGTGTTGTGCGTCGTTTCGTTGAGTTTCTTAACAAGGACGATTCACCTTGGCTTCAGCTTGAGGCGGCTTGGATTCTAACGAACATTGCTTCTGGGACACGTAAGCACACCCAAGTGGTTATTGATCACGGTGCTGTTCCAATATTTATCAAGCTTCTTGCTTCCCCTGATGAAGATGTCCGTGAACAG GCTGTATGGGCGTTGGGTAACGTTGCTGGTGACTCACCACAATGCCGTGACTACGTTCTTGAGTGTGGTGCAATGATGCCACTCTTGGCTCAGCTGAATAAGCACTCTACGTTGTCAATGATTACAAACGCCACCTGGACTTTGTCTAACTTTTGCCGTGGCAAGCCTAAGCCAGCGTTTGAACAAGTCTCACCTGCTCTCCCCGCATTAGAACGACTTGTTCACTCCAACGATGAAGAAGTCTTGGCAGATGCTTGCTGGTCACTTTCGTTTATGTCTGatggtggagaagaagagattCAAAGTGTGATTGAAGCTGGTGTTGTCCCAAGACTAGTTGAGCTTCTCTT acaTCCTTGTCCAAGTGTGGTTTCTCCTGCACTTCGTACCATTGGGAATATAGTTTCTGGAAATACTCAACAGACTCAG CGTGTGATCAATTGTGGAGCGTTACCCATTCTTGTCAAGCTTCTTACTCAAAACTATAAGAAGAGCATAAAGAGGGATGTCTGCTGGACAATTGCAAACATCACTGCGGGCATTAAAGAACACATTCAG TTAGTTATTGATGCAACTATGATTCCAAGCTTGGTACATCTAGCTCAATACGCTGAGTTTGACATAAAGAAAGAAGCTCTATGTGCAATATCAAACGCTACCAGAGGTGGTTCTCATGAACAAATCAAGTACTTGGTGGAGCAGAGGTGCATAAAGCCTCTATGTGATATCTTGGTGTGTCAAGATCCAAGTGTCATCTCGGTGTGTCTGGACGGGTTAGAAAACATTTTGAAGGTTGGAGAGGTGGAGAAGAGTAGAGGACATTTGAACTATTCTCAACTGGTTGAAGATGCGGAAGGGCTAGAAAAGATTGAGAAGCTGCAGAGTAATGACAACAATGAGATCTACGAGAAGGCTGTGAAGATTCTTGAGACGTATTGGGTTGAACAGGATGATGATGAGGAGACACAACAAGAAAAAGATGCAGGTGATGATGGTTCTCATCTAAGCATCGAATTTGGAAGGAAACGAGTTCAAGTACCTCCTGGAGGATTCAACTTCGGTTGA